One window of Sardina pilchardus chromosome 2, fSarPil1.1, whole genome shotgun sequence genomic DNA carries:
- the LOC134067319 gene encoding protein PFC0760c-like, translating to MSRKSTFRKNLQKGPDHKGETTYIMYHGTTMKAARKIERTGFIQSEDGMLGPGVYVSRSFAKAACYPRGAKGHKRAVLKLSVRVGRVKMIDRQGHHLQKSWHQAGYDTAWVPPNCGMVKSGRQENCVWDPKRIRVLSIQSNNRESNDEESTDEDDGDSDDDDDDDDEERDNEDYDEDHKEESDDEEDDDGVNYDDDDDEEGDDDYDEDHQEEGDDDDDVTDNSSDESEDEEDSATEGGASGYECTVYYKYGNADNASPDHAYDRSSPHSDDDDDDDDDKGSSCGEREYSGESSDNDYY from the coding sequence ATGAGTAGAAAATCTACATTTCGTAAAAATCTTCAAAAGGGTCCAGACCACAAGGGGGAGACAACGTACATCATGTACCACGGAACCACTATGAAGGCAGCGCGAAAGATAGAGCGCACAGGCTTTATTCAGTCTGAGGATGGCATGCTTGGCCCTGGCGTCTATGTCAGCCGTAGTTTTGCCAAGGCAGCCTGCTACCCTAGGGGAGCCAAAGGCCATAAACGAGCTGTGCTCAAACTGAGCGTTCGTGTGGGCAGAGTGAAAATGATTGACAGGCAAGGCCACCACTTGCAGAAGAGCTGGCACCAGGCAGGATACGACACGGCCTGGGTCCCGCCCAACTGTGGCATGGTGAAAAGTGGGCGTCAGGAGAACTGTGTTTGGGACCCCAAAAGAATCAGAGTACTCTCCATTCAAAGCAACAACCGAGAGAGTAATGATGAGGAATCAACAGATGAGGATGATGGGGAtagcgatgatgatgatgatgatgatgacgaagaGAGGGATAATGAGGATTATGATGAAGACCATAAAGAAGAAAgtgatgatgaggaagatgatgatggggttaactatgatgatgatgatgatgaagagggggatgatgattatgatgaagaCCATCAAGAagaaggtgatgatgatgatgatgtgacaGACAACAGCAGTGATGAATCTGAAGATGAAGAGGATAGTGCTACTGAAGGTGGTGCATCTGGTTATGAGTGCACAGTCTACTATAAATATGGAAATGCAGACAACGCATCTCCAGATCATGCCTATGACAGATCCTCACCccacagtgatgatgatgatgacgatgatgacgacAAGGGGTCCAGCTGTGGTGAAAGGGAATACAGTGGAGAATCTAGTGATAATGATTATTACTGA
- the LOC134067327 gene encoding uncharacterized protein LOC134067327 isoform X2 gives MSSLDQAVAIANSLCSGTPAGTTMDKALEVSGPQDASESNKAQEDHCVMYHGTTLKAARRIQRYGFIPSSDGSLGRGVYVSRSFEKATHYPGTAKRSQRLAVLKLRVSMGKVLEIKSMEHPLRKTWNREGYDAAWIPANSLTDERLEEHCVWDPKQITVLNIITADHNNCFVEPPSESPL, from the exons ATGTCCTCTCTTGACCAAGCTGTCGCCATTGCTAACAG CCTCTGTTCGGGAACACCTGCAGGGACAACCATGGACAAGGCCTTAGAGGTCAGTGGTCCTCAAGATGCCTCAGAAAGCAACAAAGCCCAGGAGGACCACTGCGTGATGTACCATGGCACCACTCTGAAGGCGGCCCGCCGCATCCAGCGCTACGGCTTCATCCCCTCCTCGGACGGCTCTCTTGGCCGGGGCGTCTACGTCAGCCGCAGCTTCGAGAAGGCCACACACTATCCTGGAACGGCCAAGCGGAGCCAGAGGCTCGCCGTCCTGAAGCTCCGAGTGAGCATGGGCAAGGTTCTGGAAATCAAGTCGATGGAACATCCTCTGCGGAAGACCTGGAATCGGGAGGGGTACGACGCTGCCTGGATCCCGGCCAACTCCCTGACGGATGAACGGCTGGAAGAACATTGCGTGTGGGATCCCAAGCAGATCACTGTACTTAATATCATAACGGCCGACCACAACAATTGCTTTGTGGAACCCCCCAGTGAGTCTCCTCTGTGA
- the LOC134067327 gene encoding uncharacterized protein LOC134067327 isoform X1 yields MLMSKCPLLTKLSPLLTDALHLPTMKQWKLRFFRMGLMRSLCSGTPAGTTMDKALEVSGPQDASESNKAQEDHCVMYHGTTLKAARRIQRYGFIPSSDGSLGRGVYVSRSFEKATHYPGTAKRSQRLAVLKLRVSMGKVLEIKSMEHPLRKTWNREGYDAAWIPANSLTDERLEEHCVWDPKQITVLNIITADHNNCFVEPPSESPL; encoded by the exons ATGTTGATGTCAAAATGTCCTCTCTTGACCAAGCTGTCGCCATTGCTAACAG atgcATTACATTTGCCCACCATGAAGCAGTGGAAATTAAGGTTTTTCAGGATGGGTCTCATGAGAAG CCTCTGTTCGGGAACACCTGCAGGGACAACCATGGACAAGGCCTTAGAGGTCAGTGGTCCTCAAGATGCCTCAGAAAGCAACAAAGCCCAGGAGGACCACTGCGTGATGTACCATGGCACCACTCTGAAGGCGGCCCGCCGCATCCAGCGCTACGGCTTCATCCCCTCCTCGGACGGCTCTCTTGGCCGGGGCGTCTACGTCAGCCGCAGCTTCGAGAAGGCCACACACTATCCTGGAACGGCCAAGCGGAGCCAGAGGCTCGCCGTCCTGAAGCTCCGAGTGAGCATGGGCAAGGTTCTGGAAATCAAGTCGATGGAACATCCTCTGCGGAAGACCTGGAATCGGGAGGGGTACGACGCTGCCTGGATCCCGGCCAACTCCCTGACGGATGAACGGCTGGAAGAACATTGCGTGTGGGATCCCAAGCAGATCACTGTACTTAATATCATAACGGCCGACCACAACAATTGCTTTGTGGAACCCCCCAGTGAGTCTCCTCTGTGA